A window of Nocardiopsis sp. Huas11 genomic DNA:
GGTCGGGGAGGATCACGAAGTCGTTCTCTGTTCCGTGGCCCTTGGCGAATCGCATGCCGACCATCCTAGGGCGTGCCCGGCGAGTCCTCGCCCCGTCGTGCGATCAGGGCCCTGGCAGGCGATCGCATGACTAGGCTGGGGTGATGATCAAGGTGATCGCGGTCGTGGGCCCGACCGCTGTGGGCAAGTCCGACCTCGCCGTCGACGTGGCACTCCGCCTGGAGGAACGCACCGGTCGCCGTGGTGAGGTGATCAACGCGGACTCCATGCAGCTCTACCGCGGCATGGACATCGGCACCGCCAAGATGTCCGAACGGGAGCGGCGCGGTGTCCCCCACCACCTGCTCGACGTCTGGGAGGTCACCGAACCCGCCGACGTGGCCAGCTACCAGGCGATGGCCCGCGAGCGCGTGGAGGAGTGCGCCGAACGCGACGTCATCCCCGTCCTGGTCGGCGGCTCCGGCCTGTACGTGCGGGCGGTCCTGGACCACCTGGAGTTCCCCGGCACCGACCCCGCCGTGCGCGCCAGGCTGGAGGGCGAGCTGGCCGACGCCGGACCGGGCGTGCTGCACGCCCGCCTGGCCGAAGCGGACCCCGCCGCGGCCCGAGCGATCCTGCCGGGCAACGGCCGCCGGATCGTGCGCGCGCTGGAGGTCATCGAGCTGACCGGCCGCCCCTTCACCGCCAACCTCCCCGACCACACCTCGTACTACCCCTGCCTGCAGATCGGGCTGAGCGCTCCGCGCCCGGAGCTGGACGCGCGGATCGACACGCGGGTGGAGCGCATGTGGGAACAGGGCCTGCTGGAGGAGGTCCGGCGGCTGGACGAGCAGGGCCTGCGCGAGGGCCGCACCGCCTCGCGCGCCCTGGGCTACGCGCAGGCGCTGGAGCAGCTCGACGGCACCCTGTCCGAGGAGGACGCGAAGGCGGCGACCGCCCAGGCCACGCGCCGCTTCGCCCGCCGGCAGGAGTCGTGGTTCCGCCGCGACCCGCGGATCCGCTGGCTGCCCTACGACGCGGACGGGCTCACCGACCGCGCGCTGGCCCTGGTGGACACCGCCCTCGCCGGCACGCCCGACGCCCCCGACGAGGCCCTGGTGGACGTGGCCACGCTCATGCCGGGCTTTCGGGGAGCGGACGGGTAGCCGCGCCCGCATCGTCGTGGCGCCGCCCGGGCGCGTTCCCCTCAGCTCCGAGGAGTGCGCAGGTGGATGCGTTCACCCTGCTTTCCGAAGAGGCTGAGGACCTCCACGCCGCCGCGTCCGGCGGCCCCGAACCAGTGCGGGATCGCGCAGTCGAACTCGGCCGCCTCCCCCTCACCCATGACGAAGTCGCGTGGGCCCAGCCGTACGCGCAGGCGCCCGCGCAGCACGTAGAGCCATTCGTAGCCCGCGTGGGTCCGCGGATGGGGCTCCTCGTCGTGCGCGGGGATGGTCAGCTTGTACGCGCGCGGTTCGCCCTGCTGCCGTGACAGCGGGATGAGCACCCGGCCGTCCTTCCTGGTGGGGTGCTGCGGCACGCGAGGGTCGACGATCCGCGGAGCCGCGACGATCTCGTCGAGGGGCACGCCGAGTGCGGCGGTGATCGGCAGGAGGAGTTCGAGGCTCGGCTTGCGCTGGGCCGATTCCAGCCGCGACAGCGTACTGGTCGAGATTCCGGTGCTGCGCGCGAGGTCGGCCAGGGTGACGCCCTTCCTCGCGCGGGCGCGGCGCAGGCGTGGGGCGATCTGCTCGATGGCGGCGTCGACGCTGGGTTGCTCTTCCATGGGGGCCAGTGAATCCGCGTGTCCCGGTTTCGGCAACGAACTTTGCCGAAACGGCGAAGCGGGCCCGATCCTCCCGGTGGAGG
This region includes:
- the miaA gene encoding tRNA (adenosine(37)-N6)-dimethylallyltransferase MiaA yields the protein MIKVIAVVGPTAVGKSDLAVDVALRLEERTGRRGEVINADSMQLYRGMDIGTAKMSERERRGVPHHLLDVWEVTEPADVASYQAMARERVEECAERDVIPVLVGGSGLYVRAVLDHLEFPGTDPAVRARLEGELADAGPGVLHARLAEADPAAARAILPGNGRRIVRALEVIELTGRPFTANLPDHTSYYPCLQIGLSAPRPELDARIDTRVERMWEQGLLEEVRRLDEQGLREGRTASRALGYAQALEQLDGTLSEEDAKAATAQATRRFARRQESWFRRDPRIRWLPYDADGLTDRALALVDTALAGTPDAPDEALVDVATLMPGFRGADG
- a CDS encoding helix-turn-helix domain-containing protein is translated as MEEQPSVDAAIEQIAPRLRRARARKGVTLADLARSTGISTSTLSRLESAQRKPSLELLLPITAALGVPLDEIVAAPRIVDPRVPQHPTRKDGRVLIPLSRQQGEPRAYKLTIPAHDEEPHPRTHAGYEWLYVLRGRLRVRLGPRDFVMGEGEAAEFDCAIPHWFGAAGRGGVEVLSLFGKQGERIHLRTPRS